The Streptomyces sp. NBC_00162 sequence ATCCGCACAAGTGGACCAGCTCGGACGTGGCGGCGTACAGGTCCCGGCCGGTGGCTTCGGCGTAACGCCCCTCCAGCCACGGTCCGACGCTGGTGGTCAGGTACTGGACGGCCAGCTGGCGAACGTGGGCGCCACCGTACTCGGCGGCGGCGTCGCCAAAGGTGCGGGTCATGGTCCGGATCGCGGCGACTTCGCCAGCCCCGACCCGCACGGACCCGGCCGGCGCGGTGGACACGCGGCGGGTGACGGCCTCGGCGTCTGGGAGCCCCAGCGCCGACAAGCCGAACGCGGCCGTGGCCGCCAGCACCGTTCGACGTTCCACGTCACTCCTCCCGAGGGCCAGGACTCCCGCCACCGTATCCGCCGATCCTGGTCGGGGATCACCCAAATTGACAACCGCAGGACCGTTCAGGTCCAGCTGTAAGACCCGGACGACGAAGGGAAGCCAGACGTCCGGCGACGGCTTCCGCTCGCCCGTCATCCACCGGCGTGCGTACTGCCGTTCCAGGCCGTCGGGGCCCCGACCTGCGGCCAGGGAGACCTCGCGAGCCAGCTTCGTGGGACCCCACCCGCGTTCTTCGCACGCTGCCCGGATTCGGTCCGTGATCGTCGCCGCCTGCACCGCGTCCCCCTGACCTACACGGGCCTACAGAGACCTACAGGATGGCCCCTCTTCCCGGGCGGCTACAGCCCGTTGACTGAACATCACCCCCACCAAGGGCTTGCCTGGTCCGCGTCCGTGGACTCGAGCGAGGGCCAGCCGAGAACACCCAGGGAGGACGACATGAGCCCCGACCCCCACCAGTTGCCCGCCGAGGAAAGCACCGGCGACAGCCCCGAGCCCAGCCCTGAACTACAGGCCCGCGCTGAGCGCGGCATGGACCGCTTCCTGACGTCCTGGGAGGCGGACGCCGAGGAACCCCGGTGACCGTGGCCCCTCATCGGTCGGCCACTGACGAACGCAACCGTGAGACAACCCCCGACGAACTGGAGACAGCCTGATGGATCTCGTCGTGTCCTCCCCGAACAGCGTTCTGGCGAACGCCCTGGGCCAGGTCGAAGACGTACTGACCCCACACCTGCGGGCCGCGCACCCGAAGCGTGTGGAACTGTGCGTGGGGACGCAGATCAACGGCGTCCCCCACATCGGGACGTCCATGGTCCAGGCTCTGACGTTCGCCCTGGCGGCCCGATTGCGGGACCGGCACCAGATCCGCGTCCAGGTCGCCTTCACGGCCCTGGACAACGCGCCCCACGAAACCGTCCAGGACCCGGCCTCGGGGCACGTCTACCAGCGGGCCTTGGCGCACGCCTTCGACCCGGCCACCGTCGGCCAGCAGATCGATTCCCTGTACCGGCCGCTGTTCGATGCCTTGTCGTCCCGGGCCGCGGTCTCGTACCGGCTGGAGACCTACACCCAGCAGCAGGCCGGCCCTGGGTTTCGGATGACGTGGTTGCGGCTGCTGCCGCGGCTGGAGGCGGCCCGTTGGTGGCTGGCGCCCCCGAGCGGGAACCCGCACCTGCGGGTGCCATGCCCGACTGCCGGGTGCGGGTGGGCAGAGAAGCGCGCGGAGCGGACGACCGCCCGGCCTGGCCCGGACCAGACGGCGGCCGTCGCGGCGGTCTGCCTCCAGCACGGCCCGTACGAAGTGGTCGTCAGCCCGGACGGTGGCGGCTACCTGGACCTGTCCACCCTGTACCGCAACGTCGTCAAGGAGCTGGCCGTTCAGCTCACCCCGGACACCCTCACCGTCATGGTCAAGGGCGCCGACTGGATGCCCGGAACGCTGCTGGTCAATGGGGCCTTGACCGCCGCCGGCCTGACCCCGGGGCAGATCCCGGCCCGCATCTTCTGCCCGCAGATCGTCACCGCCACCGGCGCGAAGCTGTCCAAGTCGCTCATCCGGGAGGGCCGGGCGGAGCCGATGGACCTCGGGGACGAATGGATGCTCGATACGCGGAAGTGGCCCGGTAGTCCCGACTCCTACGCCGCCCGGCTGCTGGAAACCGCTACGGTTCTTCTCTCGCATCCCCGCCATTTCTTCCGGGACTACTCCGCTCAGGAGATCGCCCGGCTCATGGAGACCAGGAGCGTCCACGTCTGATGAGCGACACCCCCGCCACCACCCTGTACGAACTGAACCTGTTCCAGCGCTATTTCGACCTTGTGGCCAGCGGCCGCAAGACGATCGAAGTCCGGGTGAAGTACCCGAAGCTGGAGGGGCTGGAGGCGGGGGACCTCATCCGGTTCCGGGTCAAGGACACCGACCAGGCGTGTCTGGTCCGCGTGCTCCGGGTCGCGGAATATGCCTCCTTCGCGGACCTCCTGGACGGTGAGGGACCGGCACGAGTCAACCCGGCCAGTACCAGGGAGGAACAGCTGACGAACATCCGGGCCATCTACGGGCTCGAGAAGGAGTCCCTGGGCGCCCTGGCCATCGAGATTCAGCTGACGGCCCCGGACGCCTGACCCTTCCCACTAACCCCCGCATCCCACGTACGAAGGCCCCCATGGCGTTGGGGGCCTTTCCGTATGCCTGGGAAAGCCCTTCCGGCGTATGACTACCCGGGTCCAGATCGGCCTCCCAGCGGCAGCGTGCGGACGTTCCCGGCGCCGTCCAGGGCCTTCCGTAGCCGCTGGATCTCGGCGTGCTGGGCGGCCAGCTGCGACACGGCGCGCGTCCGGAACTCGGTCAGCTCGGCGATGGTGTCGTTCCGCTGGGCGACCCGCGTACGCAAGTCGGACACCTCCCCCTTCAACCGGCTGATCTGGGCGTCCCGGGGGTCGGTGATCTCCCCGGCCTCTTGCTTGGCCCTCACACGCCGCTCGAACTCCTCGGCGAGGTGCTGGTAGGGGCCGGGCCGCTCCTTCCCGGCCCGGTCCTTCTTCGGGTAGAACCCGGTCCGGGACACGCCGGCCTCGGCGGCCAGGGTCTTCAGGTCGCACCGGCCGCCGGGCCGGAGTTCACCGCGCAGCAGGCGATCCATGGCGGCCCGGATCGCCTGTTCGTTGTGCTGCTTCATCTCTTCGCTGATCCGTGCCATCACTGCCCCTTCGCCGTGCCGGTGCCGGCAGCGGCATCGATCTCTTCCAGGACCCGGACGGTGCGGTCCAGGTCGGCGCGTACGCGGTCCCGCGCGTCCTTGTGGGCGCGCGGGATGCTGCCCAGGAAGACCTTCGTCTTCTGGGCGTTGTCCGCCCACACCGGCCTGTGACAGGGGTGGTAGGTGGCCTGCGGGCATCGGGAGGAGTCGCACAGCCCCGCCATGGGCTTGGAGTCGGCGGTGATCTCGGTGCCTGCGATCTTCAGGCAGAGCGCTTTGTGGGGATCCTTGAACCAGCAGTAGTTTGCCGTGCCGACGTGGAGGTACTGGGCTTGGTGCCGCAGCAGGTTGACCAGCTGGCGGTCCGAGTCCATCGTCTTCGGCTCCCCCGCCGAATGGTCCTTCAGTGCGGCGTCCACGTGCGTGAACGTGGCGATGACGTCGCGGGCGCCGGGGCCGGACGGCATGATCCCGGCCTGGAAGTCCCGGAACGCGGCCGCGGTCAGCTCCATGTGGTGCTCGGTCTCTTGCTCCCCGACCTCGGCGAGGAAGATCCCCTGGGCGCCGCCGGGCCGGTGGGCGTAGCCCTCGGTCGTGGCTACCTGCACGTGTTTGAGATGGATCTTCGCGGCGATCATCCCACCGGGCCGGTAGGCCAGGGCCATGGACAGGGTTCGGCGGAGCATCCGCGCGTTGACCGGTCCGTCCGGAATTGGGGTAAGGCCGAGGCGGGCGCCTTCGGGACCGTTCACCCAGTCCCGAAAGTTCCGGTAGGCCAGCGACGTGTTGAGGGTCTTCATACCGAACACGGCGCCGTGCAGTGCACCGCTTCGGCGGGCGATTTGGGCCCCGAGCGCTACGGCCTTCCAGGCTTCTTCGATCACCACCCATTCTTCTGGTAGGCCGCCGAACTCCTGCCCCTTGATCACCCGGGATGCGAGCCGGTAACGCATGGCCCCGCTACATGCAGGGGTGGGCGGAAGGCAGGAGTCTTCGGTGAGTTCGGCCAGTTCACTGGCCTTCATCCCGCTCACGGTGGACGTGATCAACATGCAGGCGTGCTGCACGACGCGGCCGAGGTGCCGCAGCTGGTCATGGTCAAGGGGAAGCATGCACGGCACCGTGCCGGCCTTGTCGGCGCGCTGAACCATGGCCGCCTGGCGGCCGATGATGTCCTGTACGCCGACCTTGGCCACGGCGTCTTCAAGGAGTGGGCGGAAGAAGGCCCGCTGCTCCTCATTCATCACCCGCTGGTTGGCGCCCTCGCGGATCAGATGGTCCAGGTGCACTTCCAACAAAGGGTCTGACGGCGACCAGCCGTTCGCCGACACACGGCGTGCGGAGTCCTTACGGGCCATGCGAGGGAGCGGAACGTCATCGCGTACGTAGTTCCCGATGTGGGCGGAGAACCGGTACTTCTCCTGGTCAGTCAGGTTATGACCTTGGATCATGGTGGGCTTGGCCGCCATGCGGGCGTCGTTCCGTTCGATCTCTTCGGCCACGTGCGGGCCGATCGTCTCGACTATCCAGAGCGCGGCGGACAACAGCGGCTGGAGCACATGGTCCGGCACCGGGACGACCTTGTTCCCCTGACTCGGTTTCCAGCCGGTGACGTCAGCCGCCGTGCGGCCGCCCCAGGGCTGGAAAGCTGGAGCGTAGGCATCGTGGGTGAACAGCTCTCGGTACATGGCCAGGTACTGGACGGGGACGATGTGGTTGATGACGGTTGCCGGAGACCGGTTCCCGTCACCTCTCACACGGGGTGTGACCAATGCCAGGTAGCGGTCGCAGTGCTCTTGCCCCACATCGGTGAGGGTGCGGACGCCGTCGGCGGACAGCCAGTTCAACCAGCTGGCCAGGTGCTGGACCGTGTCGTACATGCCGCTTATCGCCTTCGGCGTGCGGAAGGCGTCCGGCAGCACGGCCACCCGTTCATCGGTCGGGGCGAGAAGCGACAGGACCAGCTCTTTCGCCACGACCCGCCACACCGGATCCACGATGATGGAGAAGTCCCAGCGCAGCCGGAACCGGGCCAGGTACTTCGGGGCACCGGCCAGTCCCGACAAGTCCCACAGGTCATCATCGAACCGTGCCCCCGGCGCCTCAGGCTTCAGCTCCAGCCCTGCCACCTGGCAGACTTCCAGGCCCGCGAACAGTGACCGGCTGGCATGCACCATGTGGTTCTTCGGGGCCGTCATACGGTCATCTCCTCGGGGCGCACGGGTACCTCTTCGTCGGTGTCGGTCACGCTGGCCGCCGCCTGTTCCAGGACGGCGGCGGGGAAGGCGGGCAGGATGTCCCGGTCCAGCCGGTCGGCGTACGGACCGAACACGGCCACGAACTGGGCCGTGGTCATCTGCCGGTACTGCCGCGCAAAGTAGGCGCGCAGGCGCAGCAGGTTCGGCGCGTGCCGGGGCATGAACACGGCCAGGGGGCACAGCAAGCACACCCACGGCCGGGCCGGGCAGGGCTTCCCGGCCGGGCCGTGAAGGCCGGCCAGCTGGTCCTTGCACGACGCGGTGAACACGTCGCGCTCCCCGCCCAGAAGCTCGGCCAGGGCGCCGTCGCTGACGCCGAGGTCGGCCGCCACCGCTGGGAGGTCGACCGCCGCGCGGGCCGCCGCGTCCAGGGTGAGCACGACCGGCGGAAGGGCCCGCCGCAGGACGTCGGACTGACTCTCCTCA is a genomic window containing:
- a CDS encoding ASCH domain-containing protein → MSDTPATTLYELNLFQRYFDLVASGRKTIEVRVKYPKLEGLEAGDLIRFRVKDTDQACLVRVLRVAEYASFADLLDGEGPARVNPASTREEQLTNIRAIYGLEKESLGALAIEIQLTAPDA